A region of the Brachyspira sp. SAP_772 genome:
ATTATCTATTGGGTCATCGGTTGTGCCTATTGTATGAACTCTAAATTTTTTAAGAATATCTTTAACAGTCATACTCTCTAATTTTTCATTTGCTTTTTTCCATATTAAATCAGCATTATCTTCGTTAATAATTTCAYAAATATCAAAATACCTCTGAAGCTCCAAATGACTCCAATGATAGAGAGGATTACCTATTAAGTTAGATAATGTTTTAACCCAAGCAATAAACTTATCATAATCATCTCCATTACCTGTAATAAACTTTTCATCTATACCATTAGCCCTCATC
Encoded here:
- a CDS encoding glucuronate isomerase, producing the protein EDFLLGSETAKTLFYNYACKCPIFDYHCHLNPKEIFENKKFNNLTEIWLYNDHYKWRMMRANGIDEKFITGNGDDYDKFIAWVKTLSNLIGNPLYHWSHLELQRYFDIXEIINEDNADLIWKKANEKLESMTVKDILKKFRVHTIGTTDDPIDNLEYHKLINEGKSKIGKIDTKVVPSFRPDKAINIEMS